The Lycium barbarum isolate Lr01 chromosome 12, ASM1917538v2, whole genome shotgun sequence genome includes a region encoding these proteins:
- the LOC132622929 gene encoding agamous-like MADS-box protein AGL81 encodes MKKGNMLNYRKKKETIKKKTMELSILCGVKACVVLVDPNGQVDTWPENPTDLNPIIQSYKKSLIDGKKVVKSKKNLDLFCDNDDDQWLSNMSRESKESLLVKLNPKLAAVEKRIEFLKMVNNGHGVAGDVTGLSSRGKEVVVANQETHNSDFEFLESSVGINGDQLRNNSANYNQGNEVIMADQEFWESSGAISGDQLRKKSAYNQENEVIMADQEFWESSGAISGDQLRNNSAYNQENQVFMADQEFWESSDAISGDQLRNNSAYNQGNEFVVADQEFWGSVAINNGDKLRNCSAYDQVQGVDIFGHDGQLVVMPTEMNMWETLNNLEKYDFGTNDLWPVVSDPEFDLLPQEATGFGTLLNSLLANEPNYDYSMPFSTDTF; translated from the coding sequence ATGAAGAAGGGGAACATGTTGAATTACAGGAAGAAAAAAGAAACAATCAAGAAGAAAACTATGGAGCTTTCAATCCTCTGTGGCGTTAAAGCTTGCGTCGTTCTTGTTGATCCTAATGGGCAAGTCGATACATGGCCTGAAAATCCGACAGACTTGAACCCCATTATTCAATCCTACAAAAAAAGTCTAATTGACGGCAAGAAAGTAGTAAAGTCAAAAAAGAATCTTGATCTGTtttgtgataatgatgatgatcagTGGCTTAGTAACATGTCTAGAGAGTCGAAAGAAAGTTTGTTGGTGAAGTTGAATCCGAAGTTAGCGGCTGTGGAGAAAAGGATTGAATTCTTGAAGATGGTGAATAATGGACATGGGGTTGCTGGTGATGTTACTGGTTTAAGTTCAAGAGGAAAAGAAGTTGTAGTTGCTAATCAAGAAACCCATAATTCAGATTTTGAATTCTTGGAAAGTAGTGTTGGAATTAATGGTGATCAACTGAGAAACAATAGTGCTAATTATAATCAAGGAAACGAAGTTATTATGGCTGATCAAGAATTCTGGGAAAGTAGTGGTGCAATTAGTGGTGATCAATTGAGAAAAAAGAGTGCTTATAATCAAGAAAACGAAGTTATTATGGCTGATCAAGAATTCTGGGAAAGTAGTGGTGCAATTAGTGGTGATCAACTGAGAAACAATAGTGCTTATAATCAAGAAAACCAAGTATTTATGGCTGATCAAGAATTCTGGGAAAGTAGTGATGCAATTAGTGGTGATCAATTGAGAAACAATAGTGCGTATAATCAAGGAAACGAATTTGTTGTGGCTGATCAAGAATTCTGGGGTAGTGTAGCAATTAATAATGGTGATAAACTGAGAAATTGTTCTGCTTATGATCAAGTCCAAGGAGTTGatatttttgggcatgatggaCAATTGGTGGTAATGCCTACTGAGATGAACATGTGGGAGACACTAAACAATCTGGAGAAGTACGATTTTGGGACTAATGATCTTTGGCCAGTGGTCTCTGATCCTGAATTTGATCTATTGCCACAAGAGGCTACTGGTTTTGGTACATTGTTGAATAGTCTACTTGCTAATGAGCCtaattatgattattccatgccCTTTTCCACTGATACTTTCTAG
- the LOC132622837 gene encoding protein GET1-like, producing MEESTAKLEKSIAAPIIFTIVIALQFLSRYFEINQKKGSTSSEDMQLRAEIKQLLKEASALSQPSTFAQAAKLRRLATAKEKELAKNQEVRSKEAKMSYDTYTKGLTILQVLTYVLLIIWFWRIPVASISKQLVQPFGKMLSWRAGGPANENVMVGIIPWLILSTRVSKSISRRIFK from the exons ATGGAAGAATCAACGGCGAAATTAGAGAAATCGATAGCCGCACCCATTATATTCACTATTGTCATAGCTCTGCAGTTCCTTTCTCGCTATTTCGAAATCAATCAAAAG AAAGGTTCTACAAGTTCTGAAGATATGCAGTTGCGAGCAGAAATCAAGCAGCTGTTAAAGGAGGCAAGTGCCTTGTCACA GCCTTCAACATTTGCACAAGCTGCAAAACTGAGGAGGTTAGCTACTGCCAAGGAGAAGGAACTTGCAAAAA ATCAAGAAGTTCGCAGCAAAGAGGCGAAAATGTCATATGATACATACACAAAAGGCCTTACTATTTTGCAG GTCTTGACGTACGTGTTATTGATTATCTGGTTTTGGCGTATTCCTGTGGCTTCCATATCCAAGCAGCTCGTACAGCCCTTTG GGAAGATGTTGTCATGGCGAGCTGGAGGTCCTGCCAATGAAAATGTTATG GTGGGGATTATTCCGTGGTTGATACTGTCTACTAGAGTCAGCAAATCTATCAGTCGAAGAATATTCAAGTAG
- the LOC132622904 gene encoding glutathione S-transferase U10-like codes for MGEENKIILHGTWASLFSKRVELALKVKGIPYEYVEEDLSNKSPLLLKYNPIHKKVPVLVHNGKPVSESLVILEYIDETWKIGSLILPEDPHERAGVRFWANFIDQHVLLSVAKIWKSTGEEQEKAQEEVLEKMRILEEGMKSTNLEICANDLGLLQILLLTTFGSFKAYEEVLGVKVLVQENTPLLYSCVTSLNELPVVKEICPPHDKLVALLNIYRQNAFKSTTN; via the exons ATGGGAGAGGAAAATAAAATAATTCTACATGGAACATGGGCTAGCCTGTTTTCTAAAAGAGTAGAGCTGGCTCTCAAAGTCAAAGGAATACCTTATGAGTATGTGGAAGAAGATTTGAGCAACAAAAGTCCATTGCTGCTAAAATACAATCCCATTCATAAGAAAGTACCTGTACTTGTCCACAATGGTAAACCTGTTTCCGAGTCACTCGTCATTCTTGAATACATCGATGAAACCTGGAAAATCGGATCTCTAATCTTGCCGGAGGATCCACACGAGAGAGCCGGAGTTCGTTTCTGGGCCAATTTCATCGATCAA CATGTTTTACTTAGCGTGGCTAAGATCTGGAAGTCAACTGGGGAAGAACAAGAGAAGGCTCAAGAGGAAGTATTAGAAAAAATGAGAATTCTGGAAGAGGGAATGAAGAGCACAAATCTTGAAATCTGTGCAAATGATTTGGGGCTCTTACAAATCTTGCTACTTACAACATTTGGATCTTTTAAAGCATATGAAGAGGTCCTTGGTGTGAAGGTTTTGGTTCAAGAAAACACACCACTACTTTATTCATGTGTGACAAGTTTAAATGAGTTGCCAGTGGTGAAAGAAATTTGTCCTCCTCATGATAAGCTGGTTGCTTTACTCAACATCTATAGACAAAATGCCTTCAAATCCACCACCAACTGA